CGGTGTAGTAAAAGAATATCGAGGTAATCAGTGCCTAGACGCTCTAAGATCCCATCGACACTTGCTAAAATATGTTTCTCACTAAAATCAAAGCGATGAGGACCTGTTTCATCAGCAAAGCGGATACCGCATTTTGATTGAAGAATGATGTTATCCCTAAGACTTGGTTGATCTTTAAGAATTTGACCAAAAACCTTTTCAGCTTTACCTCTCGTATAGATGTCGGCATGATCAAACATCGTTATGCCAATGTCGAGTGCTGCCTCCACGGCCGCTTGACCTTGCTTGATCTGCTCTCCGGTTATAGGACTGTCATCCCAGCTGCCGCCCATTCCCATGCAGCCTAAGACGATTTGACTTGCATCGAATCCATGTCTCTCTAATGGGATCGGTTTCATCTTCATCTGCCTCCCTCTGTCTTTCAAGATACGTATAAGTATACGAGATTGGATCAATTTACGAAACAAGTCTTTCGTCAGTGTTATTGAAATTCAGTTTATAACTTTTTTATCACCTATTTTTCCTTTACTATAGAAGATGTTAAAGGATACAGAGGCGGTGAAACGATGCATTTCTTTAAAAAGCTTGGATTAAACTTAATTCGGATGAGAAATATGACGCTTTTTCTAGCGACGCTGGTATTTGTAGTGATCTGTACATTTGTTATGTATGCATTGGAGCCGGAGAATCTACAGTCGCTCTTTAATTCATTTTATTTTGTACTTACGACGTTTGCGACCGTCGGTTATGGAGACTTTTCACCAGTGACGATGGCGGGCAAAGTGTTTACCATTTTATGTACTTAGTAGGCATTGGGCTATTGGGCGTCGTGATTGGCAAAATCATTGATGTGTTTTCAGTATTTAAGCGCAAAAGGGAGGAAGGTAAGGTGGCCTATACGAAAAAAGAACATGTTGTCATTATTGGCTGGAGTAAAAAAGCCGAAACGGCCATTCGTGAAATATTAGGAACAAATGATTATATTGATGTCGTCATCGTAGATACATTGGAGAAGTCACCGACCGACGTTGCTGAAGAGCGAATCCATTATATTCAAGGAAGTCTTACAGAAGAGTATACTTATGCGCAAGCAAATGTTGAGCAAGCGAAGGCTGTAAT
The window above is part of the Litoribacterium kuwaitense genome. Proteins encoded here:
- a CDS encoding potassium channel family protein is translated as MHFFKKLGLNLIRMRNMTLFLATLVFVVICTFVMYALEPENLQSLFNSFYFVLTTFATVGYGDFSPVTMAGKVFTILCT
- a CDS encoding NAD-binding protein, whose translation is MAYTKKEHVVIIGWSKKAETAIREILGTNDYIDVVIVDTLEKSPTDVAEERIHYIQGSLTEEYTYAQANVEQAKAVIIFADDSIQDITLRDAKTLSIALTVERIAPEVHTTAEVMVQHH